A portion of the Lolium rigidum isolate FL_2022 chromosome 1, APGP_CSIRO_Lrig_0.1, whole genome shotgun sequence genome contains these proteins:
- the LOC124650829 gene encoding protein SOSEKI 3-like, giving the protein MEGRARRRGTGAGAGASTSPGRNKVWVEPPGKSHSHHHPPRRSPPPPAPPAAAKRVAVVYYLSRSRHLEHPHFIEVPLANPEAGLYLRDVIDRLNVLRGKGMAAMYSWSCKRSYKNGFVWHDISEDDLVLPAQGNEYILKGSELLDRSPPDRQQNGVSSTKAESPKHPQEESPQSRGSQEGCSSSSSPSAVTKAASPPAPAQQPQQLAKSAVVAPSSSASTSREDEHCRTTHSGSSGNLSPEPAGTNAPLSESSSPGPSEYRVCKPIGAQDASTQTDDSERDVPRRRARTARICIEDGSSDAEIQECRETAIQASPKGPGIVQESPQVCSSDDSPGDRVETLESLIRAEASRRSTYNKVLEEEHLYCPMGVKLKPANLLMQIITCGSISVKDHRGFGLIPSYRPRFTQVEFPSPMFSTPMAIRHLDNVPCSTRTIGVRVPESEYLAGSLVEANKQQESGKGEITTLKRSSSYDEDRVYRAPDPRRDLESLAESSSFRCLPQTVKVISCKQSRSGTTFSPYSDVRNSSGQQECSTRSSPLGSSSRSASNRMTDPLGKLSSSREESFYEERDKMIRIEERLASGARVIIQSAPLCEDSDDSTESL; this is encoded by the exons ATGGaggggagggcgcggcggcggggcaccggcgccggcgccggcgcaagCACGAGCCCCGGCCGAAACAAGGTCTGGGTCGAGCCGCCGGGCAAGAGCCACAGCCACCACCACCCTCCGCGccgctcgcctccgccgccggccccgcCGGCCGCGGCGAAGAGGGTGGCGGTCGTCTACTACCTCTCCCGCAGCCGCCACCTGGAGCACCCGCACTTCATCGAGGTGCCGCTCGCCAACCCGGAGGCCGGCCTCTACCTGCGAG ATGTGATTGACCGGCTCAACGTGCTGCGGGGGAAGGGCATGGCGGCCATGTACTCCTGGTCCTGCAAGAG GAGCTACAAGAACGGCTTCGTGTGGCACGACATCTCCGAGGACGACCTGGTGCTCCCCGCGCAGGGCAACGAGTACATCCTCAAGGGCTCCGAGCTCCTGGACCGATCGCCGCCTG ATCGGCAGCAGAATGGCGTTAGCAGCACCAAGGCTGAGAGCCCCAAGCACCCGCAAGAAGAGTCTCCTCAGTCGCGAGGATCGCAGGAAGGgtgctcgtcgtcgtcatctccgTCTGCCGTCACCAAAGCGGCCTCACCTCCAGCTCCTGCTCAGCAACCGCAGCAGCTGGCGAAGTCTGCAGTTGTCGCGCCATCATCATCTGCTTCCACCAGTCGCGAGGATGAGCATTGCCGGACTACGCATTCCGGCTCATCGGGGAACCTGTCCCCCGAACCGGCAGGAACAAATGCTCCGTTATCAGAGTCAAGCTCCCCTGGACCTTCAGAGTACAGAGTTTGCAAACCCATCGGAGCACAGGATGCGTCCACACAGACCGATGACAGCGAGAGGGATGTTCCTCGTAGGCGTGCTCGCACGGCACGGATCTGTATAGAGGATGGCTCATCAGATGCTGAGATTCAAGAGTGTCGTGAAACGGCTATTCAAGCATCGCCAAAGGGCCCTGGAATTGTTCAAGAATCACCACAGGTGTGCTCGTCTGATGATTCTCCCGGTGACAGAGTCGAGACATTGGAGTCCCTGATAAGGGCGGAAGCCAGCAGGAGGAGTACCTATAATAAGGTGCTAGAGGAAGAACATCTCTATTGCCCAATGGGTGTGAAGCTGAAGCCGGCCAATTTGCTCATGCAGATCATCACTTGTGGGTCTATTTCTGTAAAAGATCACCGTGGCTTTGGACTCATCCCATCATACAGGCCAAGGTTCACGCAAGTTGAATTCCCTTCTCCAATGTTCTCTACTCCTATGGCAATACGGCACCTTGACAATGTTCCTTGTAGCACAAGAACAATTGGGGTAAGGGTTCCCGAGTCAGAGTATCTTGCTGGAAGCTTGGTCGAGGCTAATAAGCAGCAAGAGTCAGGGAAAGGAGAAATAACCACACTCAAACGCTCATCATCTTATGACGAGGATAG AGTATATAGAGCACCAGATCCTAGAAGGGATTTGGAAAGCTTGGCTGAGTCGAGCAGTTTCAGATGTCTCCCACAGACTGTCAAAGTTATATCATGTAAGCAATCCAGAAGTGGAACAACATTCTCTCCATACTCTGATGTCAGGAACAGCTCTGGCCAACAAGAATGCAGTACAAGATCTTCGCCGCTTGGTTCATCATCGAGAAGTGCAAGCAATAGGATGACTGACCCACTAGGTAAATTATCTTCTTCAAGGGAAGAGTCGTTCTACGAGGAAAGGGATAAAATGATTAGGATTGAAGAAAG GCTTGCTTCTGGAGCTCGGGTTATAATCCAATCTGCACCCTTATGTGAAGATAGCGATGACAGCACCGAATCGCTGTAA